In Camelina sativa cultivar DH55 chromosome 16, Cs, whole genome shotgun sequence, a single window of DNA contains:
- the LOC104750705 gene encoding transcription factor TCP12-like has product MFPSLDTNGYDLFDPFSPHQATMLPSFTTHIQSPSSHHHFPLPSFPFSPDFLDNVDESFLLSQFLLQEQDAAANVFESPRKVCKKLEKKKKNEECVEDTTSETVPRRRTAKKRDRHSKICTAQGPRDRRMRLSLQIARRFFDLQDMLGFDKASKTIEWLFSKSKASIKQLKESVAASEGGGDAEHVPANGKEKDDQILKVKVSKRRTKTMESSCKMKESRERARKRARERTMTKMKMRFSGLTDTSETISDPHQGTREIKITNGEQAIEGKSQEQERSTNVNMVEYQMGSVSIIEKFLGLTSDSSSSSIFGDSEESNTSLSSIRGTTSLYIK; this is encoded by the coding sequence ATGTTTCCTTCTCTAGACACCAATGGCTATGATCTCTTTGATCCCTTCAGTCCCCATCAAGCAACCATGCTTCCTTCTTTCACTACTCACATTCAAAGCCCTAGTTCTCACCATCACTTTCCTTTGCCTTCATTTCCTTTCTCTCCAgattttcttgataatgttGATGAATCGTTCTTGTTAAGCCAATTCTTGTTACAGGAGCAAGATGCAGCAGCAAATGTTTTTGAATCTCCAAGAAAAGTTTGCAAGAAgcttgagaaaaagaagaagaatgaggagtGCGTTGAGGACACCACCTCAGAAACGGTTCCACGGAGAAGAACGGCCAAAAAAAGAGACAGGCATAGTAAGATCTGTACGGCTCAAGGTCCTAGAGACCGGAGGATGAGGCTGTCTCTTCAGATTGCTCGCAGGTTTTTCGATCTTCAAGACATGTTGGGTTTCGACAAGGCCAGCAAGACGATCGAATGGCTTTTCTCCAAATCAAAGGCTTCAATCAAACAACTTAAAGAAAGTGTGGCTGCATcggaaggaggaggagatgctGAACATGTCCCGGCTAATGGTAAGGAAAAGGATGATCAGATTCTGAAAGTGAAAGtatcaaaaagaagaacaaagacgATGGAGAGCTCTTGTAAGATGAAAGagtcgagagagagagctagaaaACGAGCAAGAGAGAGAACGAtgacaaagatgaagatgagattCTCAGGACTAACTGACACCTCGGAAACAATCTCAGATCCTCATCAAGGAACAAGAGAGATCAAGATAACCAACGGTGAACAAGCAATAGAAGGGAAAAGTCAAGAACAAGAACGGAGTACTAATGTGAACATGGTAGAGTATCAAATGGGTTCTGTGAGCATCATAGAGAAGTTTCTTGGACTAACCAGTGACTCTAGCTCCTCTTCCATCTTTGGAGACTCCGAGGAATCTAACACAAGTCTAAGCTCAATAAGAGGTACTACTTCATTATATATCAAGTAA
- the LOC104750707 gene encoding CLAVATA3/ESR (CLE)-related protein 12-like, with protein MALKFSQILFVVLWLSLFFLLLHHLYSLNFRRLYLNAAEEPLSMSKQHHHRFHTIRLVSRKALSQRYDFTPFNRRHDHHRSEEQYDGDEIDPRYGVEKRRVPSGPNPLHH; from the coding sequence ATGGCCTTGAAGTTCTCTCAAATTCTCTTCGTAGTTCTatggctctctctcttcttcctccttctccacCACTTGTACTCCCTCAACTTCCGCCGCCTTTATCTAAATGCGGCTGAGGAGCCATTGTCAATGTCTAAGCAACACCACCACCGTTTTCACACCATTAGATTAGTCAGCAGAAAAGCTCTCTCACAAAGATACGACTTCACGCCTTTCAACCGCCGCCATGATCACCATCGTTCCGAAGAGCAATACGACGGTGATGAGATCGACCCTCGTTATGGGGTGGAGAAACGCCGTGTTCCATCCGGACCGAATCCGTTGCACCACTGA